The following are from one region of the Nerophis ophidion isolate RoL-2023_Sa linkage group LG20, RoL_Noph_v1.0, whole genome shotgun sequence genome:
- the LOC133538682 gene encoding probable pancreatic secretory proteinase inhibitor, which translates to MTAKVILLGLLIVCLAADTKTSGLLRKPSCPNTGPHLACPMNLAPVCGSDGNTYANECTLCVQRLTTKMDILVAKEESC; encoded by the exons ATGACCGCAAAAGTTATTCTGTTGGGACTTCTGATCGTCTGTCTGGCTGCag aCACAAAGACGTCAGGACTCCTGAGAAAG CCATCGTGTCCTAACACAGGTCCCCATTTGGCATGTCCCATGAACCTCGCCCCTGTGTGTGGCAGTGATGGAAACACATACGCCAACGAGTGTACCCTTTGTGTCCAAAGACT CACTACAAAGATGGACATTTTGGTTGCCAAGGAAGAAAGCTGCTGA